In the genome of Saccharomonospora viridis DSM 43017, one region contains:
- a CDS encoding methylmalonyl-CoA mutase family protein, with amino-acid sequence MSNGAEVGAELALAAEFDAPSRRDWERLVEKVLDRVGGDWDRLVTTTYDGIEIQPLYTVDDPVPPAGLPGLPPFVRGARPDGHVLTGWDVRARYDVGENFDESAAAALNEAVLTDLDGGVTSLWLRVGDGEDGAVPVSSLDAVLQEVRLDLAPIVLDAGEEYERAAQALLALCSEHGVPDTEVAGNLGADPIGVHARTGRAQDVSAAAAFTAKVAERYPKLSTLVADGLPYHEAGGSDAQELGAVLATAVAYLRAATEAGLDVATAAARIEFRLAATTDQFNTIAKLRAARRAWARVLEVCGAPGIAMRQHAVTSPAMLTRRDPEVNLLRTTVACFAAGVGGADAVTVLPFDHAIGLPDKFSRRLARNTQAILLEESKLANVIDPAGGSWYVENLTDALAHAAWDEFTAIEKAGGIEAELASGALADRLADTWRRRSRRIATRRDPITGVSEFPLLDENTVERTPRPAGQGGGLPRVRYAQDYERLRDRSDAHLAEHGSRPKVFLATLGPLAQHTARATFAANLFQAGGIEPVNPGLADPSVEDLVAAFRDSGTPVACLCGSDVAYGESAEAVAAALRSAGATTVLLAGKPADIDGVTGYVHTGCDALAVLSDTLDTLGVAQ; translated from the coding sequence ATGAGCAACGGGGCTGAGGTCGGAGCCGAACTGGCGCTCGCGGCCGAGTTCGACGCACCGAGCCGACGGGACTGGGAACGACTCGTCGAGAAGGTCCTCGACAGGGTTGGTGGTGACTGGGATCGGCTGGTGACCACTACGTACGACGGGATCGAGATCCAGCCGCTCTACACCGTCGACGACCCGGTACCGCCCGCGGGCCTTCCCGGCCTGCCTCCGTTCGTTCGTGGGGCTCGTCCTGACGGCCACGTGCTCACCGGCTGGGACGTGCGGGCCCGGTACGACGTCGGCGAGAACTTCGACGAATCCGCTGCCGCCGCTCTCAACGAAGCGGTGCTGACCGACCTCGACGGCGGCGTCACGTCGCTGTGGCTGCGGGTGGGCGACGGCGAGGACGGTGCCGTGCCGGTGTCCTCGCTCGACGCCGTCCTGCAGGAGGTGCGTCTCGACCTCGCTCCGATCGTGCTCGACGCGGGCGAGGAGTACGAGCGCGCGGCGCAGGCCTTGCTCGCGTTGTGTTCCGAACACGGCGTGCCCGACACCGAGGTGGCGGGCAACCTCGGCGCCGACCCGATCGGCGTCCACGCCCGCACCGGCCGCGCGCAGGACGTGAGCGCCGCCGCCGCGTTCACGGCCAAGGTCGCCGAACGCTACCCGAAACTGTCCACGTTGGTGGCCGACGGTCTGCCCTACCACGAGGCCGGAGGTTCCGACGCCCAGGAACTCGGTGCCGTGCTCGCCACGGCGGTGGCCTATCTCCGGGCCGCGACCGAGGCCGGCCTCGACGTCGCCACGGCCGCCGCACGGATCGAATTCCGGCTCGCCGCGACCACCGACCAGTTCAACACCATCGCGAAGCTCCGCGCCGCGCGCAGGGCGTGGGCGCGCGTACTGGAGGTGTGCGGTGCGCCCGGCATCGCCATGCGCCAACACGCCGTCACGTCGCCCGCCATGCTGACCCGCCGCGATCCCGAGGTGAACCTGCTGCGCACCACCGTCGCCTGCTTCGCGGCCGGTGTCGGCGGTGCCGACGCGGTGACCGTGTTGCCGTTCGACCACGCGATCGGATTACCCGACAAGTTCTCCCGCAGGCTCGCCCGCAACACCCAGGCCATCCTGCTGGAGGAGAGCAAACTCGCCAACGTGATCGACCCCGCGGGCGGCTCGTGGTACGTCGAGAACCTCACCGACGCCCTCGCACACGCGGCCTGGGACGAGTTCACCGCCATCGAGAAGGCGGGCGGTATCGAGGCCGAACTCGCTTCGGGCGCGCTGGCCGACCGTCTGGCCGACACGTGGCGGAGGCGATCGCGGCGGATCGCGACCCGACGTGACCCGATCACCGGCGTCAGCGAGTTCCCGTTGCTCGACGAGAACACCGTCGAGCGGACACCCCGACCCGCAGGGCAGGGCGGGGGCCTGCCGAGGGTCCGGTACGCCCAGGACTACGAACGGTTGCGTGACCGGTCCGATGCCCACCTCGCCGAGCACGGCAGCCGACCGAAGGTCTTCCTCGCCACGCTCGGACCACTGGCCCAGCACACGGCCCGCGCCACGTTCGCGGCGAACCTCTTCCAAGCGGGCGGGATCGAGCCGGTGAATCCGGGGCTCGCCGACCCGTCCGTCGAAGACCTCGTGGCCGCCTTCCGTGACAGCGGAACCCCCGTGGCCTGCCTGTGCGGCAGCGACGTCGCGTACGGCGAGAGCGCCGAGGCGGTGGCGGCCGCCCTGCGTTCGGCGGGCGCCACCACGGTGCTGCTCGCGGGTAAACCGGCTGACATCGACGGTGTCACGGGTTACGTCCACACCGGGTGCGACGCGCTCGCCGTCCTCTCCGACACTCTCGACACCCTGGGAGTCGCCCAATGA
- the scpA gene encoding methylmalonyl-CoA mutase yields the protein MSIPDFSDIELGAGAAPSGDKQEWLEALRASTGKDVDALTWQTPEGISVKPLYTAEDLTDLDFLRTYPGIAPYLRGPYPTMYTTQPWTIRQYAGFSTAEESNAFYRRNLAAGQKGLSVAFDLATHRGYDSDHPRVAGDVGMAGVAIDSIYDMRQLFDGIPLDRMSVSMTMNGAVLPVLALYVVAAEEQGVRPEQLAGTIQNDILKEFMVRNTYIYPPQPSMRIISDIFAFTSQRMPKFNSISISGYHMQEAGATADLELAYTLADGVEYIRAGLDAGLDIDAFAPRLSFFWAIGMNFFMEVAKLRAARLLWAKLVKQFEPRNPKSLSLRTHCQTSGWSLTAQDVYNNVVRTCVEAMAATQGHTQSLHTNALDEALALPTDSSARIARNTQLLLQQESGTTRVIDPWGGSAYVERLTYELARRAWSHIEEVESAGGMARAIDAGIPKLRIEEAAARTQARIDSGRQPVIGVNKYRLGPEDDTELDVLKIDNAGVRAQQLEKLRRLRAERDEDATQDALRRLTAGAEGDGNLLELAIDAARAKATVGEISEALEKVWGRHSGQIRTISGVYREEVGKTAKVETARQRVDAFAEAEGRRPRILVAKMGQDGHDRGQKVVATAFADLGFDVDVGPLFSTPAEVARQAVEADVHIVGVSSLAAGHLSLVPQLRDELAALGRDDIMIVCGGVIPPQDYDELRAAGASAIFGPGTVIADSVVTLLDELEARHS from the coding sequence ATGAGCATCCCTGATTTCAGCGACATCGAGCTGGGGGCCGGTGCCGCGCCGAGCGGCGACAAGCAGGAATGGCTGGAGGCGTTGCGCGCCAGCACCGGCAAGGACGTCGACGCGCTCACGTGGCAGACCCCGGAGGGCATCAGCGTCAAACCGCTCTACACGGCGGAGGACCTGACGGACCTGGACTTCCTGCGTACCTATCCCGGCATCGCGCCGTACCTGCGGGGCCCGTACCCCACGATGTACACGACACAGCCGTGGACCATCCGCCAGTACGCCGGGTTCTCCACGGCCGAGGAGTCCAACGCCTTCTACCGTCGCAACCTCGCCGCGGGTCAGAAGGGCCTGTCCGTGGCGTTCGACCTCGCCACCCACCGCGGCTACGACTCCGACCACCCGCGCGTGGCCGGTGACGTCGGCATGGCGGGGGTGGCCATCGACTCGATCTACGACATGCGGCAGCTGTTCGACGGCATCCCGCTCGACCGCATGAGCGTGTCGATGACCATGAACGGCGCCGTGCTGCCCGTGCTGGCGCTGTACGTGGTGGCGGCGGAGGAACAGGGTGTGCGGCCCGAGCAGCTCGCGGGGACCATCCAAAACGACATCCTCAAGGAGTTCATGGTCCGCAACACCTACATCTACCCGCCGCAACCGTCGATGCGGATCATCTCCGACATCTTCGCGTTCACGTCGCAGCGGATGCCGAAGTTCAACTCCATCTCGATCTCCGGCTACCACATGCAGGAAGCCGGGGCCACGGCCGATCTGGAGTTGGCGTACACGCTGGCCGACGGCGTCGAGTACATCCGCGCCGGTCTGGACGCCGGACTCGACATCGACGCTTTCGCTCCGCGACTGTCGTTCTTCTGGGCCATCGGCATGAACTTCTTCATGGAGGTCGCCAAACTGCGGGCCGCACGGCTGCTGTGGGCGAAGCTCGTGAAGCAGTTCGAACCGCGCAACCCCAAGTCGCTGAGCCTGCGCACGCACTGCCAGACCTCCGGATGGTCGCTCACGGCCCAGGACGTCTACAACAACGTCGTGCGCACGTGCGTCGAGGCTATGGCGGCCACCCAGGGCCACACGCAGTCGTTGCACACCAACGCCCTCGACGAGGCCCTGGCGTTGCCGACCGACAGCAGTGCCCGGATCGCGCGCAACACGCAGTTGCTGCTCCAGCAGGAATCCGGCACCACGCGCGTCATCGACCCGTGGGGTGGCAGCGCGTACGTTGAACGGCTCACCTACGAACTCGCCCGGCGGGCGTGGAGCCACATCGAGGAGGTCGAGTCCGCGGGCGGCATGGCCAGGGCGATCGACGCCGGTATCCCCAAGCTCCGCATCGAGGAGGCCGCCGCACGTACGCAGGCCCGGATCGACTCGGGCAGGCAGCCGGTGATCGGCGTGAACAAGTACCGCCTCGGTCCCGAGGACGACACCGAACTCGATGTCCTCAAGATCGACAACGCGGGTGTGCGGGCCCAGCAGCTGGAGAAGTTGCGCAGGCTGCGCGCCGAACGTGACGAGGACGCCACCCAGGACGCGCTGCGCAGGCTCACCGCCGGCGCGGAGGGTGACGGCAACCTCCTGGAGTTGGCCATCGACGCGGCCAGGGCCAAGGCCACCGTCGGGGAGATCTCGGAGGCGCTGGAGAAGGTCTGGGGCAGGCACTCCGGGCAGATCCGTACCATCTCCGGCGTGTACCGCGAGGAGGTCGGCAAGACCGCCAAGGTAGAGACCGCCCGGCAACGGGTCGACGCGTTCGCCGAGGCTGAGGGGCGCAGGCCGCGCATCCTGGTGGCCAAGATGGGCCAGGACGGTCACGACCGTGGACAGAAGGTGGTCGCCACCGCGTTCGCGGACCTCGGTTTCGACGTCGACGTCGGGCCGTTGTTCTCGACCCCCGCCGAGGTGGCGCGCCAGGCGGTGGAGGCCGACGTGCACATCGTGGGTGTGTCG
- a CDS encoding serine/threonine-protein kinase, producing the protein MERVSAPTDDRRLVAGRYRLRSVLGSGSMGTVWSAYDEFLHRPVAVKEVRLPPGVPPARVTELRERTLREARAIAVLSHPNVVILHDVVREHGDPYVVMELLPSRSLAGLLSQMGRLTVAQTAAVGEAVAAALEAAHTAGITHRDVKPGNVLVSDDGRIKLTDFGIARNVSEATMTHTGMMLGSPAFIAPEVATGGPVTYTADLWGLGATLFAASEGRPPYDADGDPLETVVSVVQGDVPRPSPGPLAPVIRGLMMKKPSERMSLAEVRRRLHPLLTQPRHTLFPAELFTESEVSRVRDEASVTRVIPKVPALPEEPDTEDVSAPAGGALAADPGPLPFATDDEPASSSRSTRTSRPPRESAHAKRSSLWPSWLPRPNTELLTGLPGTLTERRNVLAAAVVVFVLAAALGFALTRLLAG; encoded by the coding sequence ATGGAGCGCGTGTCCGCCCCGACAGATGACCGACGACTCGTGGCCGGCCGCTACCGGCTGCGGTCCGTCCTCGGCTCCGGATCGATGGGCACCGTGTGGTCGGCCTACGACGAGTTCCTGCACCGCCCCGTCGCGGTGAAAGAGGTACGACTGCCACCCGGTGTCCCGCCGGCCCGGGTCACCGAGCTGCGTGAACGGACACTGCGCGAGGCCAGGGCCATCGCGGTGCTGTCACATCCGAACGTGGTGATCCTGCACGACGTCGTCCGTGAACACGGCGACCCGTACGTCGTGATGGAGCTGCTCCCCTCTCGCAGCCTGGCCGGATTGCTAAGTCAGATGGGCAGACTGACCGTCGCGCAGACAGCGGCCGTCGGTGAGGCCGTCGCCGCCGCGTTGGAGGCCGCCCACACCGCGGGCATCACCCACCGCGACGTCAAACCGGGCAACGTGTTGGTCTCGGACGACGGACGCATCAAGCTCACCGATTTCGGCATCGCGCGCAACGTCTCCGAGGCGACGATGACCCACACGGGCATGATGCTCGGGTCACCGGCGTTCATCGCCCCCGAGGTCGCCACCGGCGGACCCGTGACCTACACGGCCGACCTGTGGGGTCTGGGCGCCACCCTGTTCGCCGCCTCCGAAGGACGCCCACCGTACGACGCCGACGGCGATCCGCTGGAGACAGTGGTCAGCGTGGTACAAGGCGACGTGCCTCGCCCCTCCCCCGGACCACTGGCTCCGGTGATCCGGGGCCTGATGATGAAGAAACCGTCGGAGCGCATGTCACTGGCCGAAGTACGGCGTCGACTTCATCCGCTGCTGACCCAACCCCGGCACACGTTGTTTCCGGCCGAACTGTTCACCGAGAGCGAGGTCAGCCGAGTCCGCGACGAGGCGAGCGTCACGCGCGTGATCCCCAAGGTCCCCGCGCTTCCGGAGGAACCGGACACCGAGGACGTCAGCGCGCCCGCGGGCGGCGCGCTGGCCGCCGATCCCGGCCCACTGCCGTTCGCCACGGACGATGAGCCCGCCTCATCGAGCAGGAGCACCCGAACGTCCCGACCTCCCCGGGAATCCGCCCATGCGAAGCGGTCCTCGCTGTGGCCCTCCTGGCTACCCCGACCGAACACCGAACTGCTCACCGGTCTGCCGGGAACGCTCACCGAGCGCAGGAACGTCCTGGCCGCGGCCGTCGTGGTGTTCGTCCTCGCCGCCGCACTCGGCTTCGCCCTCACTCGGCTTCTCGCCGGCTGA